Proteins encoded within one genomic window of Hyalangium minutum:
- the lepB gene encoding signal peptidase I, which translates to MDRVRSKPPSKRWVKYLADLAFLAIILVGRGSFADHYHVPSGSMEPTLQVGDRLAVDKSAYGLRIPLTHVWLTEKSPQRGDVVVFDSPADGNVLVKRLVGLPGDRIAFDGVNLLLNGQRVPQGFTQEDARIEYLPGAPHPLHPEPYQGPPMREVEVPPRHYLMLGDHRGNSADSRIFGLVPRENLLGRAAAVYYSPREGLSGSERWWIPLRAAEGSESDPRLTR; encoded by the coding sequence ATGGACCGTGTTCGCTCGAAGCCACCGTCGAAGCGGTGGGTGAAGTACCTGGCCGACCTGGCCTTCTTGGCCATCATCCTGGTGGGCCGTGGCAGCTTCGCGGACCACTACCATGTGCCCTCGGGCTCCATGGAGCCCACGCTCCAGGTGGGCGATCGCCTCGCGGTGGACAAGAGCGCCTATGGGCTGCGCATTCCTCTCACCCACGTCTGGCTGACCGAGAAGTCCCCTCAGCGTGGGGATGTGGTCGTCTTCGACTCTCCGGCGGATGGCAACGTGCTGGTCAAACGCCTGGTGGGGCTCCCGGGCGACCGCATCGCCTTCGATGGTGTGAACCTCCTCCTCAACGGCCAACGTGTGCCTCAGGGCTTCACGCAGGAGGACGCGCGCATCGAATATCTGCCGGGCGCGCCCCACCCGCTCCACCCCGAGCCCTACCAGGGGCCTCCCATGAGAGAGGTGGAGGTGCCCCCGCGGCACTACCTGATGCTCGGCGATCATCGGGGCAACTCGGCGGACAGCCGCATCTTCGGACTCGTTCCCCGAGAGAACCTGCTCGGCCGGGCAGCGGCTGTCTACTACAGCCCGCGCGAGGGGCTCTCTGGCAGCGAGCGCTGGTGGATTCCCCTGCGCGCGGCGGAGGGCTCGGAGAGCGACCCGCGTCTCACGCGGTAG
- a CDS encoding DUF5011 domain-containing protein, protein MRLGMHSNRRPGRFTHALAGLCLLLAAACGAALPGEEAVDLSTYAAPLGSCSPDVTPPSVRCQPEGGIRECIAYGYIVQDFDLVTASDNCGITFSSHSLGNLGGVGSTSTSVSYWDAAGNAAGCSSQWSIVDSSPPTVTLNGQVQIVLAYGASYVEAGAYSSDICDGSLDWRMNRSGGFSTSVPGIYPITYSVADSVGHVTQRTRLVTVLPQTDCTAQLAAPVLMLQGRHEETLECGRNTWSEPGALAADACGAVTVHTYNSGQDPYGPGPNSKAEGRYTVQYLAWNGQGTTSAERKVMVQDTLPPILRLKGPMRMTHTCGSAWVDPGVLATDSCYGDVSSSVQTTGSVNGWAEGTYTVTYQARDPGGHLSNIQNRVVEVVDCP, encoded by the coding sequence ATGCGTCTTGGAATGCATTCGAATCGGAGGCCCGGCAGGTTCACCCATGCGCTGGCGGGACTGTGCCTGCTGTTGGCTGCGGCTTGCGGCGCCGCGCTGCCTGGGGAGGAGGCGGTGGACTTGAGCACCTACGCCGCCCCCCTGGGCAGCTGCTCACCCGACGTGACGCCTCCCTCCGTGAGGTGCCAGCCCGAGGGAGGCATCCGGGAGTGCATCGCCTATGGCTACATCGTCCAAGATTTCGACCTCGTCACCGCGAGCGACAACTGCGGGATTACCTTCTCGAGCCACAGTCTTGGCAACCTCGGCGGAGTCGGCTCCACGAGCACCTCCGTCAGTTACTGGGACGCGGCGGGCAACGCCGCCGGCTGCTCGTCGCAGTGGTCCATCGTCGACAGCAGTCCGCCCACTGTGACCCTGAACGGCCAGGTGCAGATCGTCCTGGCCTATGGTGCTTCGTACGTGGAGGCGGGCGCCTACAGCAGTGACATCTGTGATGGGTCCTTGGACTGGCGCATGAATCGCTCGGGCGGGTTCAGCACCTCCGTACCGGGCATCTATCCCATCACCTACAGCGTGGCGGACTCGGTCGGACACGTCACCCAGCGCACCCGCCTGGTGACCGTGCTTCCCCAAACAGACTGTACGGCCCAGCTCGCCGCGCCGGTGCTCATGCTCCAGGGCCGTCATGAGGAGACGCTGGAGTGCGGCCGCAACACTTGGAGTGAGCCCGGGGCCCTGGCCGCGGATGCGTGCGGCGCGGTGACGGTGCACACCTACAACTCGGGCCAGGATCCGTACGGCCCTGGTCCCAACTCAAAGGCTGAGGGGCGCTACACAGTGCAGTACCTCGCGTGGAACGGGCAGGGGACGACGTCTGCCGAGCGCAAGGTCATGGTGCAGGACACCCTCCCGCCGATACTCCGTCTCAAGGGCCCCATGCGCATGACGCACACGTGCGGCAGCGCATGGGTGGACCCGGGTGTCCTGGCCACGGACTCCTGCTATGGGGATGTCTCCTCCTCCGTGCAGACCACCGGTTCGGTGAACGGATGGGCGGAGGGCACGTACACGGTGACCTACCAGGCGAGAGACCCCGGCGGCCACCTCTCCAACATCCAGAATCGCGTGGTGGAGGTCGTCGACTGCCCTTAG
- a CDS encoding citrate synthase — protein MGTTEAALQAGLEGVVVAETRLSEVDGERGRLVIAGSDVEVLAGAVSFEEVCARLWAPYAQGPLPSSLQAALGEARVRAFGLLEGLGNALSAEDGMDALRAAMAHVPLPPGNEQETFLLLTGAAAVFTGAWARRRRGLASVRPDPKLSHAADLLRMVTGEHQPERAAGLDAYLVTVSDHGLNASTFTARVITSTGSDAVSATVGAIGALKGPLHGGAPGPVLDMLDAIARPENAASWLEGELKAGRRIMGMGHRIYRVRDPRAAVLERAIERLERGGLRTDRLALARAVERAAEELLRQRYPDRPLRANVEFYTAVLLDAVGLDRTLFSTAFACGRVAGWLGHVAEQRATGRLIRPASRYVGTMPKE, from the coding sequence ATGGGCACGACAGAGGCAGCACTGCAGGCAGGGCTTGAAGGGGTCGTCGTCGCGGAGACGCGGCTGAGCGAGGTGGATGGCGAGCGCGGACGGCTGGTGATCGCCGGGAGTGATGTGGAGGTGCTCGCGGGCGCCGTCTCCTTCGAGGAGGTGTGCGCGAGGCTCTGGGCGCCGTACGCCCAGGGACCGCTTCCCTCCTCGCTCCAGGCAGCCCTCGGGGAGGCGCGCGTGCGGGCCTTCGGGCTGCTGGAGGGGCTGGGCAATGCCCTCTCGGCCGAGGACGGGATGGACGCGCTCCGGGCCGCCATGGCCCATGTCCCCCTCCCGCCGGGCAACGAGCAGGAGACGTTCCTCCTTCTGACAGGAGCCGCCGCGGTGTTCACGGGCGCGTGGGCCCGGCGCAGGCGCGGGCTGGCGTCCGTGCGTCCGGATCCCAAGCTGTCCCATGCCGCGGACCTGCTGCGCATGGTCACCGGAGAGCATCAACCCGAGCGCGCCGCCGGGCTCGATGCGTACCTGGTCACCGTCTCCGACCATGGCTTGAATGCCTCCACCTTCACCGCGCGCGTGATCACCTCGACGGGCTCGGATGCGGTGTCCGCCACGGTGGGCGCCATCGGCGCGCTCAAGGGCCCGCTCCATGGTGGGGCGCCGGGGCCCGTGCTGGACATGCTCGACGCCATCGCCCGGCCGGAGAACGCGGCGTCGTGGCTGGAAGGGGAGCTGAAGGCCGGCCGCCGCATCATGGGCATGGGCCACCGCATCTACCGCGTGAGAGATCCTCGCGCTGCCGTACTGGAGCGCGCCATCGAGCGGCTGGAGCGCGGCGGGCTGCGGACCGACCGGCTCGCGCTGGCTCGGGCGGTGGAGCGTGCAGCCGAGGAGCTGCTCCGTCAGCGCTACCCGGATCGCCCGCTGCGCGCCAACGTGGAGTTCTACACGGCCGTGCTGCTCGACGCGGTGGGACTCGATCGGACGCTGTTCTCCACGGCCTTCGCCTGTGGCCGCGTCGCGGGCTGGCTCGGGCACGTCGCCGAGCAGCGGGCCACCGGTAGGCTCATCCGGCCCGCCTCCCGCTACGTGGGCACCATGCCGAAGGAGTAG
- a CDS encoding AraC family transcriptional regulator — protein sequence MLRHLAEPALSSFSMAASSSDSSRSALSPREPRRARFTASVVFVRMLTQAAAARGVRVDDLLEHHGVNPSLLEALDSRVPHALLVDLWEQVPRRLNDAALGLRLAQAVPLGAFDLVEYCMRNSPDLATCYQKLTRWQRLLHDGARYHLEVEGDMARISHRPPLEVPPHAVDFILAKLLRIGQQLTGVAFSPRGVALPYPRPSDDLEHTRVFGASVRFSQPYTCLELDRAVLELPIQGTDPNLAAVLDRFAQTRIEGLPRALDLVDELGERIRKALRGTVPDAATLARQMGMSARTLSRRLHERGLTYQEVLDQARRELALRHVLNKDLKLLEVAFLLGFSEVSNFYRAFRRWTGTTPAAYRRESLGV from the coding sequence ATGCTTCGCCACCTCGCTGAGCCTGCTCTGAGCTCGTTCTCCATGGCCGCGTCTTCCTCGGACTCGTCTCGAAGCGCCCTCTCTCCACGCGAGCCCCGCCGAGCTCGCTTCACGGCATCCGTGGTCTTCGTGAGGATGCTCACCCAGGCGGCGGCGGCGCGGGGCGTGCGCGTTGACGATCTGCTGGAGCACCATGGCGTCAACCCCTCGCTCCTCGAGGCGCTCGATTCGCGGGTGCCTCACGCCCTCCTCGTCGACTTGTGGGAGCAGGTGCCGCGCCGGCTCAATGATGCCGCGCTGGGGCTCCGCCTGGCGCAAGCAGTTCCGCTCGGGGCCTTCGATCTGGTCGAGTACTGCATGCGCAACAGTCCCGACCTCGCCACGTGTTACCAGAAGCTGACCCGCTGGCAGCGCCTGCTGCACGACGGGGCCCGCTATCACCTCGAGGTCGAGGGCGACATGGCTCGCATCTCCCACCGGCCCCCGCTCGAGGTCCCGCCCCACGCGGTCGATTTCATCCTGGCGAAGCTCTTGAGAATCGGCCAGCAGTTGACGGGGGTGGCCTTCTCGCCGCGCGGCGTCGCCCTCCCCTATCCTCGCCCGTCGGACGACCTCGAGCACACACGGGTGTTCGGCGCGAGCGTGCGGTTCAGTCAGCCCTACACGTGCCTCGAGCTCGATCGGGCCGTGCTCGAGCTGCCCATCCAGGGGACGGATCCCAACCTTGCCGCGGTCCTGGACCGGTTCGCGCAGACCCGGATCGAGGGACTGCCGCGAGCCCTGGACCTGGTAGACGAGCTAGGCGAGCGCATCCGGAAGGCCCTGCGCGGCACCGTGCCTGACGCGGCGACGCTCGCGCGCCAGATGGGCATGAGCGCACGCACGCTGTCACGCCGGCTCCACGAGCGCGGACTCACCTACCAGGAGGTGCTCGACCAAGCGCGACGAGAGCTGGCGTTGCGGCACGTCCTCAACAAGGACCTCAAGCTGCTCGAGGTCGCCTTCCTGCTGGGGTTCTCGGAGGTCAGCAATTTCTACCGTGCCTTCCGTCGCTGGACCGGCACCACGCCCGCTGCCTATCGGCGCGAGTCCTTGGGGGTGTGA